One part of the Anopheles coustani chromosome 2, idAnoCousDA_361_x.2, whole genome shotgun sequence genome encodes these proteins:
- the LOC131263829 gene encoding selenoprotein F → MRIPTVISLLFSIVSVVFAEFSAEDCRELGLIKSQLFCSSCNSLTDYGLVELKEHCLECCQKDTVSDGKLKVYPRAVLEVCTCKFGAYPQIQAFIKSDRPAKFPNLTIKYVRGLDPIVKLMDEGGNVKETLSINKWNTDTVQEFFETRLAKVENDDYLQTNRV, encoded by the exons ATGAGAATCCCAACAGTTATCTCTTTGTTGTTTAGCATAGTATCGGTC GTTTTCGCCGAGTTCTCCGCTGAAGACTGCCGCGAGCTGGGGCTGATCAAATCACAATTATTTTGCTCGTCCTGCAACAGCTTGACCGACTATGGTTTAGTGGAGCTAAA AGAACACTGCCTTGAGTGCTGCCAAAAGGATACGGTAAGCGATGGCAAGCTAAAGGTTTACCCAAGGGCGGTGCTGGAAGTATGCACGTGCAAATTTGGAGCCTATCCGCAAATTCAGGCCTTTATCAAAAGTGACCGTCCGGCAAAGTTCCCAAATCTCACCATCAAATACGTCCGAGGGTTGGACCCTATCGTGAAGCTGATGGACGAGGGAGGTAATGTGAAGGAAACCCTATCTATTAACAAATGGAACACCGACACTGTGCAAGAGTTCTTCGAAACGCGATTAGCTAAGGTTGAGAACGATGATTACCTCCAAACAAACCGAGTGTGA
- the LOC131263121 gene encoding large ribosomal subunit protein uL16m, giving the protein MLATCEKFRPLLTGLLRGQYGQQIAGMKFFAPPIKYDNIEMPERPKLRFMDKVPILPSNLRAPKMQKKLKWMRGPETVHNSLVHKQYGIIATGGGRLRWGHFEMLRLTIGRKMDTSRMFSIWRVEAPWQPVTKKGQGQRMGGGKGAIDHYVTPVKSGRVIVELAGELEFVEAKKILDIVCPKLPFKAMVVSQEMLDKMKAEEERLERENLNPWNFKYIVQNNLGGCHRWLSPVDHKWFGKYV; this is encoded by the exons ATGTTGGCCACATGTGAAAAGTTCCGGCCCTTGCTTACGG GCTTATTGCGAGGGCAATATGGTCAACAGATTGCCGGCATGAAGTTTTTCGCACCTCCGATCAAATACGATA ATATTGAAATGCCAGAACGGCCTAAGCTCCGTTTTATGGACAAAGTGCCGATACTACCGAGCAACTTGCGTGCGCCCAAAATGCAGAAGAAATTGAAATGGATGCGTGGCCCCGAGACTGTTCACAACTCACTGGTTCACAAACAGTACGGTATCATTGCGACCGGCGGTGGACGGTTACGGTGGGGTCACTTCGAAATGTTGCGACTTACGATCGGTCGAAAAATGGATACAAGccgaatgttttccatttggcGCGTAGAAGCGCCTTGGCAGCCGGTCACCAAGAAGGGTCAAGGGCAACGCATGGGTGGCGGTAAAGGTGCCATCGATCACTACGTAACCCCGGTAAAGAGCGGCAGAGTGATTGTAGAACTGGCCGGAGAGTTAGAGTTTGTTGAAGCGAAGAAAATCCTGGACATTGTGTGCCCCAAGTTACCGTTCAAGGCGATGGTAGTGTCGCAGGAAATGTTAGACAAGATGAAGGCAGAGGAAGAGCGTCTTGAGCGGGAGAATCTAAATCCATGGAACTTTAAGTACATCGTTCAAAATAATCTGGGAGGGTGCCATCGATGGCTTTCACCGGTTGACCATAAATGGTTCGGAAAGTATGTGTAA